The following nucleotide sequence is from Chryseobacterium sp. CY350.
ATCAGGTTGCGATTTTTGTGGCTCAATTCATCCATTTTTTGAAGCATATGATGGACGACTTCCAGGCCGGGAAGATTTATCTCTAGATCATAATGCCAGTTGGCGAATCTTTCGAATACATGCAAATCATGATACATAAGATATCTGACGTTATTTTCTGTTTCAACATTCAGTAGACCATTATCTACCAATTCGTCAAAAAAAGTGATTTCTATATTGTAAATTTTTACGAGGTCTTCCCTTGATATTCTTTCACTCATAATTAAGAATTTTTAAGTTGTTCAAAAAGTTCTTTCTGCTTTTCGGTAAGATTAGTTGGCAACTTCACTTCGTATGTCACAAAAAGATCACCAGATTCTCCTTCCTTTTTATAAACCGGAAATCCTTTTCCTTTCAATCTCACGGTTGTTCCGTTTTGAGTTTCGGGTTTTACTTTAAGATTTACGCTTCCCTCCAAGGTTTCTACTTTTATATCTCCACCCAAAACTGCAGTATAGAGATCTATTGCCACTTTTGTTTTCAGATCATTTCCTGCTCTTTCAAAATTCGGATCCGGAATAACATTAAAAGTAATATACAAATCTCCCGTTGGTCCGCCGTTAAAACCAGAATTCCCGTGACCTTTTAATTTGATTTGCTGTCCGTCATAAACTCCGGCAGGAATTGTAATTCTCACCTTTTTACCATTAATGTCAAAAATCTGCTGATGGGATTTTGCAGCTTCTTTCAGGTTTAAAGTCAACTCTGCCTGAACATCCTGACCTTTAAATTTCCCTGAAGCACTTCCGCGTGAACTTCTTCCGAAACCGCCACCTTCACCACCAAACATACTTTGGAAAAAATCTGAAAAATCTTCGCCCTCACCAAAATCAGCACCGGCAAAACCACCGCCATAATTACCACCACCCTGACTTTGATATTGTTTTTGTTGTTGCTGAGCCTTTTCATATTCTTCACCATGCTTCCAATTTCCTCCATATTTATCATATTTAGCACGGTTTTCAACATTGCTGAGAACTTCATTGGCTTCATTGAGTTCTTTAAATTTTTTCTCCGCTTCTTTATCACCCGGATTGAGATCCGGATGCAGTTTTCTTGCGAGTTTTCGATATGCTTTTTTGATATCTTCTGGTGTCGCATTTTTATCTACACCTAAAATTTTATAGTAATCTATATAAGCCATAGAAAAGAATATTTACTCAAATTTAAAGAAATTAGACTAAAAAATAATCTAATAGATTGTTAAAAATAAATCTATCTTTGATAAAATCATTGTATGAAAGAGGTTTTAAAAAACTATTCAGGAATTATTTTTTTACTGATAGGAATCACTGTTGGCAGTATTCTCGGGATCGTTGCACCCCAAATAGTCGATTACATAAAACCTTTAGGAGATATTTTTCTCAATCTTCTTTTTGTAAGTGTAGTTCCTTTGGTATTTTTTGCAGTTTCCAATTCTATTTCATCTCTGGAACAGCAATCAAAGTTTGGAAGGATCATATTCGCAATGATTTTCACCTTTTTGCTTTTTATACTTGTAGCTGCTATTTTCACAATAGGAATGGTTTATTTATTTCCTGTCTCTTCAATTTCGGGAAGTTCTGAAATCATTAGTGAAGCTACCAAGGAAGAAAACTGGGGTGACAGAATCGTTAGTTTTTTCACCGTGGGAGAATTTACCGAGGTCTTTTCCCGAAAAAACATGTTGGCTTTGTTGATTTTTGCATTTCTAACGGGTTTTGCAGCAAGGAAATCCGGCGAAAACGGAAAACCTTTCAGAATTTTTATTGCATCAGGTTATGAAGTGATGAAAGAATTGCTTTTAATGATCATGAAAATCGCCCCGATTGGCCTGGGAGCTTATTTTGCCTATCAAGTCGCAACTTTAGGACCTCAACTTTTTGGATTTTATGCTAAACCTTTAGGTCTTTATTATATTTCCGGAATCATTTATTTCTTTGTATTTTTTTCATTGTATGCATTCATCGCTGACCGCAAAAACGGAATCAAAAACTTCTGGAAAAATGCTATCTTCCCTACTGTGACTGCTTTGAGTACGTGCAGTAGTTTTGCGACAATGCCTACCAATCTGGTTGCTGCTTCTAAAATTGGTATACCGAGTTCGATTGCCAATCTTGTAATCCCGATAGGAACGACGCTTCATAAAAACGGTTCGTCAATGTCTTCTATCATTAAAATCTATGTGGCTTTTCAGATCATCGGAAGAGATTTTTTTGAACCGTCAAATCTTCTATTGGCTTTAGGAATTACTGTTTTTGTCAGTATTGTTGCCGGCGGAATTCCTAATGGTGGCTATATTGGCGAAATGCTGATGATTTCAGTTTATCAATTACCACAGGAAGCAGTTCCTGCTGTGATCATTATCGGAACCTTGGTTGATCCTTTGGCAACTGTTTTAAATGCTGTGGGAGATATTGTGGCGGCGATGTTTGTGAATCGATTTGTGAAGGTTTGACATAATTCCAGATAAGAAAATTTAAAAAAAAATCGCAGGTGCTTTCCAAACCTTACTCATCCAAACTTTAAATTATTTTAAATTTCGGATAATAATTCATTTACTCACTTCGCTTTACAGGTTCTAAATTTTGAAGTTCTTCAGAAGTGAAAAGCTTATAATGTACTTTAAATGTTTTCCCTAAAGGAGTTTCCAAAGAAAATCCACCAGGCCCGAAACCTTCCAGAACATCTAATGTGAAATGTGAATACTGCCAATATTCAAATAGGTCACGGTCGATCCAGAATTCGTGTCCGTTGATGGTTCCGATCATAGCATCATTCATTCTGGGAAAATAGCCTCCTTTTTCAAAGCATTGAGGCTGAGTACCTTCGCAACATCCTCCCGCTTGGTAAAACATTAGTTCACCGTGTTTTTTTTCAAGTTCCCAAATTAAATCAAGAGCTTTTTCTGTGACTGAGAGTCTTGATATTTTATCTTTAGCTTCCATCTCTTTTTTATTTTAAAGTTAAAAAAAACCCGACCAAAATTCTGTCGGGTTCAGAGTATTATGAGTTAAATTACTGAAAAATAAGATTAAAAGAACCCTAATTTGTTTTTATTGTAAGAGATCAGCATATTCTTCGTCTGACGGTAATGATCCAACATCATTTTGTGATTTTCTCTGCCGATAC
It contains:
- a CDS encoding chaperone modulator CbpM, whose amino-acid sequence is MSERISREDLVKIYNIEITFFDELVDNGLLNVETENNVRYLMYHDLHVFERFANWHYDLEINLPGLEVVHHMLQKMDELSHKNRNLMNKLSAISGKYEDI
- a CDS encoding J domain-containing protein → MAYIDYYKILGVDKNATPEDIKKAYRKLARKLHPDLNPGDKEAEKKFKELNEANEVLSNVENRAKYDKYGGNWKHGEEYEKAQQQQKQYQSQGGGNYGGGFAGADFGEGEDFSDFFQSMFGGEGGGFGRSSRGSASGKFKGQDVQAELTLNLKEAAKSHQQIFDINGKKVRITIPAGVYDGQQIKLKGHGNSGFNGGPTGDLYITFNVIPDPNFERAGNDLKTKVAIDLYTAVLGGDIKVETLEGSVNLKVKPETQNGTTVRLKGKGFPVYKKEGESGDLFVTYEVKLPTNLTEKQKELFEQLKNS
- a CDS encoding dicarboxylate/amino acid:cation symporter, with protein sequence MKEVLKNYSGIIFLLIGITVGSILGIVAPQIVDYIKPLGDIFLNLLFVSVVPLVFFAVSNSISSLEQQSKFGRIIFAMIFTFLLFILVAAIFTIGMVYLFPVSSISGSSEIISEATKEENWGDRIVSFFTVGEFTEVFSRKNMLALLIFAFLTGFAARKSGENGKPFRIFIASGYEVMKELLLMIMKIAPIGLGAYFAYQVATLGPQLFGFYAKPLGLYYISGIIYFFVFFSLYAFIADRKNGIKNFWKNAIFPTVTALSTCSSFATMPTNLVAASKIGIPSSIANLVIPIGTTLHKNGSSMSSIIKIYVAFQIIGRDFFEPSNLLLALGITVFVSIVAGGIPNGGYIGEMLMISVYQLPQEAVPAVIIIGTLVDPLATVLNAVGDIVAAMFVNRFVKV
- a CDS encoding DUF779 domain-containing protein, translating into MEAKDKISRLSVTEKALDLIWELEKKHGELMFYQAGGCCEGTQPQCFEKGGYFPRMNDAMIGTINGHEFWIDRDLFEYWQYSHFTLDVLEGFGPGGFSLETPLGKTFKVHYKLFTSEELQNLEPVKRSE